The sequence ACTGGAACCGGTGGCCTACTTCCCTCCCGCCGAAGACGGCGTGGGCGCCCGCTTCGTCTTCCCGCGCCGCGTCGACGGGGTGGAGGTCATATCGCCCGACGACGAAACGGTGAGCTTCGAAATCGAAGTCCCCGTGGCCACTCCTCGACTGCGTTCGCAGTTCCAAGTTCAGGAAATGAAGTTGGGCGGGCGTTTGCTGCACTGATGCCCGCTCTCCCAGGTCGGGGTAATTAACGAAACGCCGACCGCCGATCAAGCGTTTAAGATGGGTGAGGTGGCCTTACGACAAATAGCTCTTGGGGCCTCGCTCTGGTGCTTGCTAGCCGCCGGGGTGTGGGCTGCTGAAGATCCTCCGCGACAAGAAGTTGCCAGCCGCAATGAGTCCTTCGAGGACGACCCGGCCTTGCAGGAGATCGCCGAATTGCGCATTGCTCCGCCCGGTCCTTCGGGCTCCTCGGTTTCTTTGAGCGAAGTCGTCAATCTCTTCCCGGCCCGCAAGCGGCGGCGCTTCCACGGGTCGGTTTACGAGTTCCACCGCAACGACAATCTTGACGCCCGCAATTTCTTCGATCCCGTCGGGCAGCCGCTGCCCGAGTTCAAGCGTAACCAGTTCGGGTTCAACCTGGGCACCTCGTTTTTCTCCGAGGATCTGACGCTGCTGGGCAGCTATGACGGTTTGCGCATCATCCGCGGTTCAACGCTCATCTCCCGAGTGCCCACGGTATTGGAGAAAGCGGGAGATTTTTCCGCTTCGGGCGTGACGGTGATCGATCCGATCACGGGTCAGCCGTTTCCCGGCAACCGCATTCCCCGCCAGCGGTTCGATCCTTCCGCCGTGGCCTTGATGCAGGTCTTGCCCGATCCCAACCTGAGCGATCCTGACCGCAACTACGTCAACAACCTGCCCAATATTACCAATCAGGACTCCTTCTCCATCCGGGCCGATTACCGCTTCGACGACGAATCCAAGATCTTCGGCAACTACAGCTTCAGCGACAACAACGGAAACGAGGTGGAGGAACTGCGTCCCTTCGAGACCCTGGAAAGGCGGCGCGAGCAAGAGGCCTCGGTCGACTACAGCCAGACGGTGAGTCCGCGCCTGTCCTTTAGGGGAGGGGTGTTCTTCCGCCGCACGGTCAGAAGCGAGCTGTCCGTCAACGCCGGACGGGTGGGGTTGCACGATTCCTTCGGCATTCAAGGGGTTAGTGTAAGAGGTCCGGAGGACGAGGGCTTTCCCGACGTCGAGTTGCCCGGATACGTCGATTTCGGCGATGGCGGGAGCCCCGATGCGAGCGCCAACACCCGGTTCGGCGGCGAAGTCGCGGCAACTTACGTGGCCGGACGCCATAACCTGCAGTTCGGCGGCTCCTACACCGTCATCCAGCCTCTCAACAACCGCACGGGAGACGGCATCCGGGGCGAGTTCGAGTTTTCGGGCGGGTTTACCGGAGACGCTTTCGCCGACTTCCTGCTGGGCCTCCCCATACAGGCCGAGAGGGCCAGGGGCAGCGAGCGCATCGATCTGGAGACCTACCGCTGGAGCGCCTATGTCAACGACCGCTGGCGCATCAACGATCTCTTCGATCTGACCCTGGGCCTGCGCTATG comes from Acidobacteriota bacterium and encodes:
- a CDS encoding TonB-dependent receptor — protein: MALRQIALGASLWCLLAAGVWAAEDPPRQEVASRNESFEDDPALQEIAELRIAPPGPSGSSVSLSEVVNLFPARKRRRFHGSVYEFHRNDNLDARNFFDPVGQPLPEFKRNQFGFNLGTSFFSEDLTLLGSYDGLRIIRGSTLISRVPTVLEKAGDFSASGVTVIDPITGQPFPGNRIPRQRFDPSAVALMQVLPDPNLSDPDRNYVNNLPNITNQDSFSIRADYRFDDESKIFGNYSFSDNNGNEVEELRPFETLERRREQEASVDYSQTVSPRLSFRGGVFFRRTVRSELSVNAGRVGLHDSFGIQGVSVRGPEDEGFPDVELPGYVDFGDGGSPDASANTRFGGEVAATYVAGRHNLQFGGSYTVIQPLNNRTGDGIRGEFEFSGGFTGDAFADFLLGLPIQAERARGSERIDLETYRWSAYVNDRWRINDLFDLTLGLRYDFFRPYQSRADNISTFLPLEFEPPLNGQVVLAGSPQALAFGLEDAGERGLVLPDRNDFSPQIAIAYSPWGNQQFVLRANYSIDHDPPREFVFIRNLGRNFPFFFSQLARSDSETPQLQLSDPFQNVTQRQLTFHGIEPNARTPYIQEWGLRLQAEPIQRWVVEAGYEGSRGLGWWRSLPSNVPLPGEGDIQPRRPNPEFGLFNIEVSGGSWSYHALEVEVERRLSDGFSLTADYTWQNSMNDLTDNPANPRNLDAERALNGPRHVFEINYLWDLPLGRNAGGLWGALVKGWRISGITRLRSGGPFSVTVSGDPNNDGLSGDRPDLVGSTRSGFTPNVDEWFDTSIFAPAAGPFGTAGRNILYGPGRQVWDLAFSKRARISDSDVLELRVQLFNAFNHVNFGLPDSDLSSSVFGKIFSADEAREIEIAIKYSF